CGTCCTGGGGGAGGCCCCCTTTGACCTCGGGGAGGCCCTCGCCTTCGTGGGGGAAATGGGCTACGGGGGGCAGGCCAGCCTGGGCCTCGGGCGCTTCCGGGTGGAAGGCCCCTTTGCGGTGGAGCTTCCCGAGGCCAAGGAGCCGAACGCCTACGCCACCCTGGCTCCGGGGCCCTTGGAAGAGGCCCTCTACTACGAGGTGGAGCCTTACTGGGGCAGGCTCGGGGGGGCCTACGTGGGGGCCCGGCCCTTCAAAAGGCCCTACCTAAGGGCCAAGGAGGGGAGCGTCTACCGGGGGCCCACCCACCGCCTGCTGGAGGTGACCCCCACGGAGCCCCCGGAGGCGGGGGCGCGGGTGTGGGAGGCCCTCGTGGTCTTTCCCTTGGGGGTGAGGGTATGAGGTTCCTGAGGAGCTTTCGCCTGGAGCTGGAGGCCCTAAGCCCCGTGCACGTGGGCACCGGGGAGGCCTACCCCGCCTACGCCTACGTGCCGGACTTCGCCAGGAAGGCGGTCCACCTCCTGGACCCCGCGGCCCTCCTCCTCGCCCTCCCCGAGGCTAGGCGCCGCCAGTACCTGGAGAAGGTGGCCCAGGGCCCCAAGGCGGCCCAGGAGGTCCTGCGCTATCTCCTGGAAGAAGACCAGCTTCCCCGGGAGGCCGTCCTCCACACCCTCCCCGCCAGCAAGGCCTTTTTGGAAGCCCTTCGCTCCGCCACGGAGGAGGCCCTCCTGGAGTACCGCCCCCTTCCCCGTTCCCCCCTGGGGGCCTACCTCCCCGGTTCCAGCGTCAAGGGGGCCTTGCGCACCGCCTGGCTCTTCCACGTCCTGGTGAGGGAGGGCAAGGTGGCGGTCTTTGACCGGAAGGAGGGGGTGTGGCGGCTCAGGGCCTGGCGGGAGGGGGACGGGGGCACCCACGTCTACCCCTCCCGGAACCCCAGCCTTTACGAGAACCAGGCCTTTGAGGGCGCGGTCCTGGGCTACGCCCGCGAGGGGAAAGGGAGGCGGATGTCCTTGGACCTCTACCGCGACCCCTTCCGGGCGGTGCGCCTTTCGGACTCGGGGCCGGTGGAGACCTTCTTGAACCGCCTCGGGGTCTTCCACCCTCACAAGGACACCTCGAGGATGGTCCTCTTGGCGGAGACCTTCCGCATAGGCACCCGCTTCGCCCTCACCCTCCGCTACCACGAGGGCCTTAGCCGGGACGGGGATGGGGAGCGGGGGGTGTCCATGCCCATTCCCCCGGAGGACTTGGTCCGGGCCCTCAGGGACTACTACGGGAAGGTGGCGGAGTGGGAGGAGGGCTTCGCCGAGGAGCACAGGCTTAAGCGGGCCCTGGAGGTCTACCGGGCCCTAAGGGAGCGGCTTCAGGACCCGGAGGCCTTCCCCCTCCGGGTGGGCTTTGGCTCGGGGAGGCTCGCCCTGCGCCTCGCCCTCCTCCTTCCCGAGGACCACCCCGAGGCCCAGGAGCCCAAGACCCGGAAGACCGCGGGGGCCCAGAACCCTGTGGACGGCTACCCCTTAGGCTGGATGGTGGGGAGGCTAGAGCCCCTCTAGGAGGTGAAGC
The sequence above is drawn from the Thermus thermophilus HB8 genome and encodes:
- the csm5 gene encoding type III-A CRISPR-associated RAMP protein Csm5; protein product: MRFLRSFRLELEALSPVHVGTGEAYPAYAYVPDFARKAVHLLDPAALLLALPEARRRQYLEKVAQGPKAAQEVLRYLLEEDQLPREAVLHTLPASKAFLEALRSATEEALLEYRPLPRSPLGAYLPGSSVKGALRTAWLFHVLVREGKVAVFDRKEGVWRLRAWREGDGGTHVYPSRNPSLYENQAFEGAVLGYAREGKGRRMSLDLYRDPFRAVRLSDSGPVETFLNRLGVFHPHKDTSRMVLLAETFRIGTRFALTLRYHEGLSRDGDGERGVSMPIPPEDLVRALRDYYGKVAEWEEGFAEEHRLKRALEVYRALRERLQDPEAFPLRVGFGSGRLALRLALLLPEDHPEAQEPKTRKTAGAQNPVDGYPLGWMVGRLEPL